Proteins encoded within one genomic window of Panicum virgatum strain AP13 chromosome 1N, P.virgatum_v5, whole genome shotgun sequence:
- the LOC120657450 gene encoding protein TIC 55, chloroplastic-like: protein MGPSMTPTSTVPLAPLLLRLSAAAAAAAAAAPRLKNPAATAAAGAVHVHGVRWAGGGARSRRRRCRAAVVEEAGAREDGVLLPKEGDDAAAAAAGRYDWKEEWYPLYLAKEVPDDAALPLTVFDRQLVLWRDGDGVLRCHQDRCPHRLAKLSEGQIVDGRLECLYHGWQFDGEGKCVKIPQLPEGAKIPRSACARTYEVRDSQGVVWVWMSDANPPDERKLPWFEPYARAGFTDLSTVHELPYDHSILLENLMDPAHVPISHDRTDWTAKREDAQALFFDVTERTARGFAGYWGRTRTPHLRNLLRFEAPCVLTNTLEYTDKDGRDQCFSAQFLCRPAGQGKSMLVVRFGSTVRSPIAKVLPAWYLHQNACKVFEQDMGFLSSQNEVLLREKLPTRELYLNLRSSDTWVAEYRKWMDRAGHGMPYYFGHSSLAPPPVPAVVEQAPAGAVAGISASFPAKGGVGTVHAPNPTNRYFRHVVHCKGCRASVNKYTSWKNAFAVLAAAAVAASILAATRQWKAILLAASAVLAAASYACDAVLSLITTNFIRTHRRL from the exons ATGGGGCCAAGCATGACGCCCACTTCCACGGTGCCCCTCGcgcctctcctcctccgcctttccgccgcggccgcggccgcagcagcagcagctcctcgCCTCAAGAACCCGgcggcgacagcagcagcaggggcagtCCATGTCCATGGCGTGCGGTGGGCGGGTGGCGGggccaggagcaggaggaggaggtgccgggcggcggtggtggaggaggccggcgcgcgcgaggaCGGGGTGCTGCTGCCCAAGGAGGGGGAcgatgccgcggcggcggcggcggggcggtacGACTGGAAGGAGGAGTGGTACCCGCTGTACCTGGCCAAGGAGGTGCCCGACGACGCGGCGCTCCCGCTCACCGTGTTCGACCGCCAGCTCGTGCTCtggcgcgacggcgacggcgtgctcCGCTGCCACCAGGACCGGTGCCCGCACAG GTTAGCGAAGCTGTCGGAAGGCCAGATCGTCGACGGCAGGCTGGAGTGCCTCTACCATGGCTGGCAGTTCGATGGAGAGGGCAAGTGCGTCAAGATACCACAG CTGCCGGAGGGCGCCAAGATCCCCCGGAGCGCGTGTGCGCGCACCTACGAGGTGCGCGACTCGCAGGGCGTGGTGTGGGTGTGGATGTCGGACGCGAACCCGCCCGACGAGCGGAAGCTCCCATGGTTCGAGCCGTACGCGCGGGCGGGGTTCACGGACCTGTCGACGGTGCACGAGCTCCCCTACGACCACTCCATCCTGCTGGAGAACCTCATGGACCCGGCGCACGTGCCCATCTCCCACGACCGCACCGACTGGACGGCCAAGCGCGAGGACGCGCAGGCGCTCTTCTTCGACGTCACCGAGCGCACCGCGCGCGGGTTCGCCGGCTACTGGGGCCGCACGCGCACGCCGCACCTCCGCAACCTGCTCCGCTTCGAGGCACCCTGCGTGCTCACCAACACGCTCGAGTACACGGACAAGGACGGCAGGGACCAGTGCTTCTCCGCCCAATTCCTCTGCCGCCCCGCCGGCCAGGGCAAGTCCATGCTCGTCGTCCGCTTCGGCTCCACCGTCAGGTCGCCCATCGCCAAGGTGCTCCCGGCCTGGTACCTGCACCAGAACGCGTGCAAGGTGTTCGAGCAGGACATGGGCTTCCTGTCGTCGCAGAACGAGGTGCTGCTCCGGGAGAAGCTGCCCACCAGGGAGCTCTACCTCAACCTCCGTTCCTCCGACACCTGGGTCGCCGAGTACAGGAAGTGGATGGACAGGGCGGGCCACGGCATGCCCTACTACTTCGGCCACAgcagcctcgcgccgccgcccgtgccggCCGTCGTCGAGcaggcgccggcgggggccgtCGCGGGGATCTCGGCCTCCTTCCCGGCCAAGGGCGGTGTCGGCACGGTGCACGCGCCCAACCCCACCAACAGGTACTTCCGCCACGTCGTGCACTGCAAGGGGTGCAGGGCAAGCGTCAACAAGTACACCTCGTGGAAGAACGCCTTCGCCGTCCTCGCGGCAGCGGCCGTGGCCGCCTCCATCCTGGCGGCGACCAGGCAGTGGAAGGCCATCTTGCTGGCGGCGTCAGCCGTGCTGGCCGCGGCGTCCTACGCGTGCGACGCGGTGCTTTCTTTGATCACAACCAACTTCATTAGGACACATAGGCGACTGTAA
- the LOC120657451 gene encoding probable serine incorporator, producing MWAASCLASCCAACACEACRTAVGSIGRRSARIAYCGLFALSLFASWALREVAAPLLQSIPWINHFHKTPDREWFETDAVLRVSLGNFLFFTILAVIMAGIKDQKDPRDKIHHGGWMAKIFCWAVIVFLMFFVPNGVVSFYESISKFGSGLFLLVQVVLLLDFVHGWNENWVAKDEQFWYMALLVVSVVCYIATFSFSGLLFHWFTPSGHDCGLNLFFIVFTLILVFAFAIVALHPKINGSLLPASVIGLYCAYLCYSGLSSEPRDYECNGLHNHSKAVSTGSLTLGLLTTILSVVYSAVRAGSSATVLSPPDSPRGTDKPLLPFSKADEQEDKKDVPRPVTYSYSFFHLIFSLASMYSAMLLTGWSTSIGESGKLVDVGWPSVWVRIATQWATAGLFIWSLVAPILFPDREF from the exons ATGTGGGCGGCGTCGTGCCTGGCGTCGTgctgcgcggcgtgcgcgtgcgAGGCCTGCCGGACGGCGGTCGGCAGCatcggccgccgctccgcgcgcatCGCCTACTGCGGCCTCTTCGCGCTCTCCCTCTTCGCCTCATGGGCGCTCCGCGAGGtcgccgcgcccctcctccagTCCATCCCAT GGATTAACCACTTCCACAAGACGCCGGACCGCGAGTGGTTCGAGACCGACGCGGTGCTCAGGGTCAGCCTCGGCAACTTCCTCTTCTTCACCATCCTCGCCGTCATCATGGCCGGGATAAAGGACCAGAAGGACCCCCGCGACAAGATCCACCACGGGGGATGGATGGCAAAGATCTTCTGCTGGGCCGTCATAGTCTTCCTCATGTTCTTCGTGCCCAACGGCGTCGTCAGCTTCTATG AGTCGATTTCCAAGTTTGGATCTGGGCTGTTCCTTCTTGTTCAGGTTGTTCTTCTGTTGGACTTTGTTCACGGATGGAATGAGAACTGGGTCGCTAAGGATGAGCAATTCTG GTACATGGCTCTATTGGTTGTCTCAGTTGTCTGTTACATTGCCACATTCTCTTTCTCGGGTCTTCTATTTCACTGGTTCACTCCATCTGGGCATGACTGCGGACTCAACCTgttcttcattgtcttcacaTTGATTCTTGTTTTTGCGTTCGCTATTGTTGCCCTCCACCCAAAG ATCAATGGTAGCTTGTTGCCTGCATCAGTTATTGGTCTCTACTGCGCCTATCTGTGCTACAGTGGACTCTCTAGTGAGCCTAGGGATTATGAGTGCAACGGACTTCACAATCACTCAAAAGCTGTGTCAACTGGTAGCCTTACACTGGGACTGCTAACCACCATCCTTTCTGTGGTTTATTCTGCTGTCCGTGCTGGCTCTTCCGCAACTGTGCTCTCACCACCAGACTCACCACGTG GTACCGACAAGCCATTGCTTCCCTTCAGCAAGGCAGATGAACAAGAAGATAAGAAGGATGTACCAAGGCCAGTGACATACTCCTACTCTTTCTTCCACCTCATCTTCTCCCTGGCCAGCATGTACTCAGCAATGCTCTTGACTGGCTGGTCAACCTCCATTGGTGAGAGCGGAAAGCTTGTTGATGTCGGGTGGCCATCTGTCTGGGTCAGGATTGCAACCCAGTGGGCGACCGCAGGTCTGTTCATATGGTCCCTTGTTGCTCCCATCCTCTTCCCCGACAGGGAATTCTAG
- the LOC120657453 gene encoding zinc finger CCCH domain-containing protein 18 — MAGEGEDEAAAIERQLEQQLQEQQSSLAAVDEALAADPSNADLLEVREELLAAIKDAEEGLLGLKHSRLVKQIDDVFPNEEPASEAPEIAAEPLDPDDVEPEPLGPHDFSIGSKCRFRHNNGRWYNGCIIGFEGSSDARISFLTPTSENMAMCKFFLQQRCRFGSNCRMSHGIVIPTSALKRFTPTRWQQSLVGSSILAASGHHSGLWRRAELESWDDNLKLGQVVYQDDGSSARLPSDSLSVSEYADMSDEDDEGSSSEEESEFSDDADQEDGCVHRGLGLLEPTNFSGIQTDTVIFAKWEHHTRGIASKMMAKMGYREGMGLGVSGQGMLDPIPVKVLPPKQSLDHALAANEADGSIGSGKKRSRGGKRKREKKFAEQARAAKAEEAERSVFSFINSHLVSQDMPEASANKVRKGPSGEASGHAKTEDRRSLVAYDEEVKELRIRVEKLVEMKNRNRKDKAVFEAASRKLEETRKALADAEATHASATSAVSRKEKEKKWLKF; from the exons ATGGCGGGCGAGGGagaggacgaggcggcggcgatcgAGCGGCAGCTGgagcagcagctgcaggagcAGCAGTCCTCCCTCGCGGCCGTCGACgaggccctcgccgccgatccCTCCAACGCCGACCTACTCGAG GTTCGAGAGGAACTTCTTGCTGCGATTAAGGATGCAGAGGAGGGACTTCTCGGCCTGAAGCATTCTAGGCTAGTGAAGCAAATAGATGATGTTTTTCCAAATGAGGAACCAGCATCCGAAGCACCAGAAATTGCTGCTGAGCCATTAGACCCAGATGATGTTGAGCCAGAACCACTTGGGCCACACGATTTTTCAATTGGATCAAAGTGTAGATTCCGGCACAACAATGGCCGTTGGTATAATGGATGCATTATAGGATTTGAGGGTTCAAGCGATGCAAGGATCTCATTTTTGACACCCACATCTGAAAACATGGCG ATGTGCAAGTTCTTTCTACAGCAGCGATGTCGATTTGGTAGTAACTGCCGCATGTCCCATG GTATTGTGATTCCTACTTCAGCATTGAAGCGATTCACTCCAACTAGATGGCAGCAGTCGTTGGTTGGTTCCAGCATACTGGCAGCTTCTGGGCATCACTCTGGCCTTTGGAGGAGAGCTGAACTTGAGTCGTGGGATGATAATCTGAAGCTTGGCCAGGTTGTCTATCAAGATGATGGGAGTTCTGCAAGGCTTCCAAGTGATTCTCTTTCTGTATCAGAATACGCTGATATGAGcgacgaagatgatgaaggAAGCTCAAGTGAGGAAGAATCTGAGTTCAGTGATGATGCTGACCAAGAGGATGGATGCGTTCACCGGGGTCTTGGCCTTCTAGAACCCACAAATTTCAGTGGCATTCAGACAGACACCGTGATCTTTGCAAAATGGGAGCACCACACCAGGGGCATTGCCTCCAAAATGATGGCAAAAATGGGCTACCGAGAGGGGATGGGGCTTGGTGTGTCTGGCCAGGGCATGCTTGATCCAattccagtcaaggtactgccCCCAAAGCAGTCACTTGATCATGCTCTTGCTGCAAACGAGGCTGATGGAAGTATCGGCAGTGGTAAAAAACGCAGTCGGGGTGGTAAAAGAAAGCGTGAGAAAAAATTTGCTGAACAGGCGAGAGCTGCTAAAGCTGAAGAAGCAGAGAGATCTGTCTTCAGCTTTATCAACAGTCATCTAGTGAGCCAAGATATGCCTGAAGCTTCAGCCAACAAAGTTAGAAAGGGGCCATCAGGTGAGGCCAGTGGGCATGCTAAGACGGAGGACAGAAGATCCTTAGTCGCATACGATGAGGAAGTAAAAGAACTGAGGATTCGAGTTGAGAAACTGGTAGAGATGAAGAACCGAAACCGCAAAGACAAGGCAGTGTTTGAAGCTGCTTCAAGGAAACTGGAAGAGACTCGGAAGGCACTAGCTGATGCTGAAGCTACTCACGCGTCAGCAACAAGCGCTGTATcgagaaaggagaaagagaagaaatggtTAAAATTCTGA